Proteins from one Streptosporangium becharense genomic window:
- a CDS encoding ComEC/Rec2 family competence protein — protein MTALVLLGCPAGAGAAAAAVMAGGALAVAVTVPATRMKGLRTMVLAVLVCAAAVAGSVAFRVYAVTTGPVSELAERRASAMAEVVVTDDPREVTRKSGPIRRESFVVPARVESVETPAGRVTLRVPVVLFVSGGEWRPLLPSQRIAVSGRFAPADPGELVAGVVLVRGAPRVLSGPSWEQRAAEALRSGLREAAGVLPPAQRGLLPGLVVGDVSRMDDQVKADFKDAGLTHLLAVSGANLAIVAGAAVALGRAAGLPLAARAVLAVAAMVAFAVVARPSPSVLRALLMGGVAAVALGTGRRRDGVAALSVTVLGLILFVPGLARSYAFALSMFATAGILVLAPRWRDRLSARMPRWLAEAIAVAAAAQGTVTPVLVLMSGQLAPVAVPANLLAGPAVAPATLLGFAAALVAPLHMGLAESLVRPAGLATGWIVTVAEYAARFSLGTLPWPGGVTGLVLLVAAFPVALLVLRHRWSRRITLALLAGAVAAATVAVPLVVRWPPPGWLLVACDVGQGDALLVAAGPRRAVVVDTGPDPVLMDRCLRSTGIEEVPLIVLTHPHLDHVGGLAGVFRRRRVGAVVVTPHGADGRENAALNADLTRRRVVAWAARPGTSWRFGPSELTIIAPGPEASPPGAGEGSAANNASVVVYARWAAGAALLSGDIETEAQEELVRRGLPPAAILKVPHHGSGRHDPAFFAAVGARAALISVGADNGYGHPASSTLALLHRLGVRVHRTDLSGDLAVVAHAGSLAVVSRGRRGSK, from the coding sequence GTGACCGCCCTCGTGCTGCTCGGTTGCCCGGCCGGTGCTGGAGCCGCCGCCGCGGCGGTCATGGCCGGGGGTGCGCTGGCCGTGGCCGTCACGGTGCCGGCCACCAGGATGAAGGGCCTTCGCACCATGGTGCTCGCGGTGCTGGTGTGCGCGGCGGCGGTCGCGGGGTCGGTGGCCTTCCGGGTTTACGCCGTCACCACCGGGCCGGTGTCCGAACTCGCGGAGAGACGGGCCTCCGCCATGGCCGAGGTCGTGGTGACCGACGACCCCCGGGAGGTGACGAGGAAGAGCGGGCCGATACGCCGGGAGAGCTTCGTGGTCCCCGCACGGGTCGAGTCCGTCGAGACACCGGCGGGCCGGGTGACGCTCCGCGTCCCGGTTGTGCTGTTCGTCTCCGGAGGGGAATGGCGCCCCTTGCTCCCCAGCCAGCGGATCGCGGTCAGCGGGCGCTTCGCTCCGGCCGACCCCGGAGAACTGGTCGCCGGGGTGGTGCTCGTCCGGGGCGCCCCGAGGGTCCTGAGCGGGCCCTCGTGGGAACAACGCGCGGCCGAGGCTCTCAGGTCCGGGCTGAGAGAGGCCGCCGGGGTGCTGCCGCCGGCACAGCGCGGGCTGCTTCCCGGCCTGGTGGTCGGAGACGTGTCCCGTATGGACGATCAGGTCAAAGCCGATTTCAAGGACGCCGGGCTCACTCACCTGCTCGCGGTCTCCGGCGCGAACCTGGCGATAGTGGCCGGGGCTGCGGTCGCGCTGGGCAGGGCGGCAGGGCTGCCTCTCGCGGCGCGCGCGGTGCTGGCCGTCGCCGCCATGGTGGCCTTCGCGGTCGTCGCGCGTCCCTCGCCCAGTGTGCTCAGGGCACTCCTGATGGGCGGTGTCGCCGCCGTCGCGCTCGGCACAGGCCGTCGGCGTGACGGTGTCGCGGCCCTGTCGGTGACGGTCCTGGGGTTGATCCTCTTCGTCCCCGGCCTCGCCCGGTCGTACGCATTCGCCCTGTCGATGTTCGCGACGGCGGGAATCCTGGTTCTCGCCCCTCGCTGGCGCGACCGGCTCTCGGCCCGCATGCCGCGATGGCTGGCCGAGGCGATCGCCGTCGCGGCGGCGGCGCAGGGAACCGTCACCCCGGTTCTGGTCCTCATGTCAGGACAGCTGGCACCGGTGGCGGTCCCGGCCAACCTGCTGGCCGGTCCGGCGGTCGCACCCGCCACCCTGCTCGGATTCGCGGCGGCACTGGTCGCGCCCCTGCACATGGGGCTCGCCGAGTCGCTGGTCCGCCCAGCAGGGCTGGCCACCGGATGGATCGTCACGGTCGCCGAGTACGCCGCCCGGTTCTCGCTCGGCACCCTTCCCTGGCCGGGCGGCGTCACCGGCCTCGTGCTGCTGGTCGCCGCGTTCCCGGTTGCGCTGCTCGTGCTGCGGCACAGGTGGTCACGCCGGATCACCCTGGCCCTCCTCGCCGGCGCCGTCGCCGCCGCGACGGTGGCCGTGCCTCTCGTGGTCCGCTGGCCGCCTCCCGGATGGCTGCTGGTGGCGTGCGACGTCGGTCAGGGAGACGCCTTGCTGGTCGCCGCCGGCCCCCGGCGGGCCGTGGTGGTGGACACCGGGCCCGACCCGGTGCTCATGGACCGGTGCCTGCGCTCCACGGGGATCGAGGAGGTGCCGCTGATCGTTCTCACCCATCCGCATCTCGATCACGTCGGAGGGCTCGCCGGGGTCTTCCGGAGGCGCCGGGTGGGGGCGGTGGTGGTGACCCCGCATGGCGCCGATGGGCGGGAGAACGCGGCGTTGAACGCGGACCTCACCCGCCGCCGCGTCGTCGCGTGGGCGGCACGCCCCGGTACGAGCTGGCGGTTCGGTCCCTCCGAGCTCACGATCATCGCTCCGGGGCCCGAGGCGTCCCCGCCGGGGGCGGGGGAGGGGTCGGCCGCCAACAACGCCAGTGTCGTGGTGTACGCGAGGTGGGCGGCCGGAGCCGCGCTGCTCAGCGGTGACATCGAGACCGAGGCCCAGGAGGAGTTGGTCCGACGCGGGCTGCCGCCCGCTGCGATCCTCAAGGTGCCCCATCACGGCTCCGGGCGGCATGATCCAGCTTTCTTCGCCGCGGTCGGCGCCCGCGCGGCGCTGATCAGCGTGGGCGCCGACAACGGGTACGGCCATCCCGCCTCCTCGACTCTGGCCCTGCTTCACCGGCTCGGTGTCCGCGTCCACCGGACGGACCTGTCAGGCGATCTCGCGGTGGTGGCTCATGCCGGATCGCTGGCGGTCGTCTCCCGAGGCCGCCGAGGCTCGAAGTGA
- a CDS encoding nuclear transport factor 2 family protein, with the protein MTETQGSPFGSGSFTPTAEDLASVEAWFAEYDAHSAKVDVERMADMAMFPLNVVTDSPGGDGLAAQWTREQFMRTMAQAMGGAETGDGETGRGETGGGETGRGETGGGETGGGETRESETGGGETGGMEMTSTRTPHFLTGNLVVVVTDATVTMNGQTYDMRYADLLVKSGGRWVFQTMVQGGWAHVWNAAPQEA; encoded by the coding sequence ATGACGGAAACGCAGGGGTCCCCGTTCGGCAGCGGTTCTTTCACCCCCACCGCGGAGGATCTGGCGAGCGTCGAGGCGTGGTTCGCCGAATACGACGCCCACAGTGCGAAGGTCGACGTCGAGCGCATGGCCGACATGGCGATGTTTCCGCTCAACGTGGTGACGGACAGCCCCGGAGGAGACGGTCTGGCCGCGCAGTGGACGCGTGAGCAGTTCATGCGCACGATGGCGCAGGCTATGGGCGGCGCTGAGACCGGCGACGGCGAAACCGGCAGGGGTGAGACCGGGGGCGGCGAAACCGGCAGGGGTGAGACCGGGGGCGGCGAAACCGGCGGTGGTGAGACCAGGGAGAGCGAAACCGGTGGCGGTGAGACCGGTGGAATGGAGATGACGTCGACGCGTACACCGCACTTCCTGACCGGGAATCTGGTCGTCGTCGTCACGGACGCCACGGTGACGATGAACGGTCAGACGTACGACATGCGTTACGCCGACCTGCTCGTGAAATCCGGTGGCCGGTGGGTCTTCCAGACCATGGTGCAGGGAGGCTGGGCCCACGTCTGGAACGCGGCGCCACAAGAAGCCTGA
- the holA gene encoding DNA polymerase III subunit delta translates to MAATDLAPVTLILGDEELLADRAVSEVVAVVKAADPAAEVHDLPGAKVEAGELTRMTSPSLFGDRSVVVIRSAQDLGKDVIAEVVSYSARPAEETVLVLVHPGGVKGKALVDGVKKAGARVVPVAKLTKPAERLAFIKAELRRAGRTIGAEAAEALLDAVGNDLRELAAACSQLAFDTPGKAIDEAAVARYHRGRAEVSGFTVADSAVEGRLGDALEQLRWALATGTAPVLLVSAVAGGLRSLAKVGGAPRNLRGAQLASHLGMPPWKIERVRRQLNGWGPEGLARALQAAATADQQVKGGGADPAYALEHMIQTVVANRTGS, encoded by the coding sequence ATGGCGGCAACCGACCTGGCACCCGTGACCCTGATCCTCGGTGACGAGGAGCTGCTGGCCGACCGCGCGGTGAGTGAGGTGGTCGCCGTGGTCAAGGCCGCCGATCCTGCTGCCGAGGTGCACGACCTGCCGGGAGCCAAGGTGGAGGCGGGAGAGCTGACCCGGATGACGTCGCCCTCGCTGTTCGGCGACAGGTCGGTGGTGGTCATCCGTTCGGCCCAGGACCTCGGAAAGGACGTCATCGCCGAGGTCGTCTCATACTCGGCGCGTCCGGCCGAGGAGACCGTCCTGGTCCTCGTCCATCCCGGAGGGGTCAAGGGCAAGGCCCTCGTCGACGGGGTGAAGAAGGCCGGTGCGCGCGTCGTCCCCGTGGCCAAGCTGACCAAGCCGGCCGAGCGGCTCGCCTTCATCAAGGCTGAGCTGAGGCGGGCCGGGCGCACCATCGGGGCCGAGGCCGCCGAGGCGCTCCTCGACGCGGTGGGAAACGACCTGCGGGAGCTCGCAGCAGCCTGTAGCCAGCTTGCCTTCGACACTCCGGGCAAGGCCATCGACGAGGCCGCCGTCGCCCGATACCACCGGGGCCGGGCCGAGGTCAGTGGTTTCACCGTGGCAGACTCGGCCGTGGAAGGGCGCCTCGGTGATGCCCTGGAGCAGTTGCGCTGGGCCCTCGCCACCGGAACGGCACCCGTCCTGCTGGTGAGCGCGGTCGCCGGGGGCCTGCGTTCGCTGGCGAAGGTGGGCGGCGCGCCGCGTAACCTGCGGGGCGCCCAGCTCGCAAGTCATCTGGGCATGCCGCCCTGGAAGATCGAGCGTGTCCGGCGGCAGCTGAACGGCTGGGGGCCGGAGGGGCTGGCCCGCGCGCTCCAGGCCGCCGCGACCGCCGACCAGCAGGTGAAGGGCGGCGGCGCCGACCCCGCCTACGCGCTGGAGCACATGATCCAGACCGTGGTCGCGAACCGCACCGGAAGTTAG
- a CDS encoding ComEA family DNA-binding protein: protein MRSTPMPPSFEKLRGVVTGQGGLRAVMADHDGALVPGRPGLRILMIVAVVAIVAGGAYAWWAQPQPEPLTPPAPLSGPPLPAPLTTPGAHPSSAAELTVHVTGKVRRPGVITLPGGSRVADAVRKAGGLRGRAAAASLNLARRLVDGEQIVVGAPGGGGASGLQGAPGPLDPGLTGASVPTDPAGVIDLNTATVEQLERLPGVGEVLARRIAEYREAHGGFRTVDQLRDVSGIGDRKYAEMREKVRV from the coding sequence ATGCGTTCCACGCCGATGCCCCCGTCGTTCGAGAAGCTTCGCGGGGTCGTGACCGGCCAGGGCGGGCTGCGCGCGGTCATGGCCGACCACGATGGTGCGCTCGTACCCGGCCGCCCCGGGCTGCGCATCCTCATGATCGTCGCGGTCGTCGCCATCGTCGCCGGAGGGGCCTACGCCTGGTGGGCCCAACCGCAGCCCGAGCCCCTGACCCCGCCCGCGCCGCTCTCCGGGCCACCGCTTCCGGCGCCGCTCACCACGCCGGGAGCCCACCCTTCGTCCGCCGCCGAGCTGACCGTTCACGTCACCGGCAAGGTCCGCCGCCCCGGGGTGATCACGTTGCCCGGCGGGTCCCGGGTGGCCGACGCGGTTCGGAAGGCCGGAGGGCTCCGCGGCAGGGCCGCCGCGGCATCCCTCAACCTGGCGCGCAGGCTCGTCGACGGTGAGCAGATCGTCGTCGGAGCCCCCGGGGGCGGCGGGGCCTCCGGTCTTCAGGGTGCTCCCGGCCCCCTCGACCCCGGCCTCACCGGGGCATCCGTCCCTACGGACCCCGCCGGGGTCATCGACCTGAACACCGCCACTGTGGAGCAGTTGGAGCGGTTACCCGGGGTCGGCGAGGTGCTCGCCCGCCGTATCGCCGAATACCGCGAGGCCCACGGCGGTTTCCGAACGGTGGATCAGCTTCGCGACGTCAGCGGCATAGGTGATCGCAAGTATGCCGAGATGCGGGAGAAGGTCCGCGTATGA